TCCGGTGATTTATCGGCCGAACTGGGCCGATGTAAAAGACGTGATTGAGGGAAAAAAGCCGATACATACTCTTTCAAAAGATTGTCCGTAATAGATTGTCCGTAATAACAGATGAGAATAGCTTATTATTTTTTATGGTTTCTGAGTGTCCTTCAACTGCTGGCACTTTTTGTGGTGCCCTTCGGCGGTGTTCGAGCAATCGTTGATTCACTCGCTACAGGTAAATTTTCCCAGCCAGAGTATGCTGCGTCGTATTTCTTATTGCTAAACAGAATCCTGGCTTACCTGTACCATGCTAGTTTGTTTCTGGCGATATTAACCCCCCTGGCTTACAAGATAGAAGCTCGGCGAAAATATAAGTACGGCATTGTCCTGGCACTGATAGCGTTGGTAGTACAGGTTTCTGGCTACCGGCTGCTGGTCTTACTGGCAACGTGATCATCACTTGTCTTCTACTAACATAGGTTTACAGTTTTTGAGATAAATTTATTTCAAAAAATGAATGGAAGTTATTCCTGGACAGTCATTCCAGTTGAAAAAAGAGATGAATACATGGCGGCGCTGGAACAGGCCAGCATTGGTCAGGACATTGGTGCATTTGCTAAGTTTCTTGGACATCTTGTCCAGGAAGGAATGAAAGGAAAGCCGACGGCCTCACTTCCGGAAAGTTGATGACTAATTTTTAGGCTGCATTGCCAGAAACATTGGCACTTACTGATCTTCCGCATCGGTATTTCCAGAAGCGTTGCCTGATAGGTCTCCTGAAAGGTCGTCGACGTCTTGTTGCTCGTTTTGGTGCAGATCTGATTTTCCTTCTGATCGGCTTTCACTTCCAGCTTCGTCACCGGTGAACGGAGTATAATGTTTCTGTTGATTTTCAGCCTGTCCTGTTGGTTCATGCTGATTTTGGGGATTTGGGGTATTGTGCTCGTTTTCCATAATGTTCTTAGTTGTGGTAGTTGAATTAACAAGCGGTACCGGATAAGGTTTCAAATTTCATGCGCGATTATTTACACTTACGAAAAAGTGTATAAATAACCTGATCTTTCAGCCCAGCGTTGCTATATTAGGATAATAACTAATATTAATGCTTTCAATATACGTTATATCGTCTCTCAATCTGAACGCTCTTAACTATGCTTACAAGTCTAAAATCAGTTTCAAATGCGGTTGCAGTAGTTTATCTACTTATTTCTGAAATAGGGGTAAAGGTGAGTTTTGTTGCTATCCTGGTTTTGCCGGGTGTTGTTTTTTCGCAAGGCGTGGCCAGTATTACGGGAAAAGCTACTAAGTTGAAGGATGGTGCTCAACTAATGTTTACCGAGTTTGACCCTTCTAATCTTGATAACCCCAGAACATACACATTGACCGTAAGTAGTGGATCTTTTAAAGGAGATATTTCAACAGGCCATGGCGATATGTTTACATTGAAAATGGATAAGGAAAGCCATCGGCTATATCTTGCCCCAGGGCCTATTTCTATTGAATTACCTGATAGCACACTAAAAACCATTAAGATTGATGGAAGCCAGCCTTATGTTGATTTTTTAAACCGTGATAGTGCTCGTATGAGCCAGCCATTCTATCAGACACTGCGCACAGCTTACCGCGAAGTCAGTAATGGCAAAGATCCCGATAGTCCGGAAATCTTAAGGAAGTTGGATTCCATAAATTTTATTTACAAGGAAAATTTGGCCAAATTTGAGTTGAGATGGTTACAGACTTCCACATCTGGGATCAATACCCGTTTGCTATACGACAATCTCGCACGGCTGTCTGGAAGCGAGGTTCAAGCATATTTTTCTCGGATAGAAAAGAATGCACAGGATAACAACTGCGGTAGATATATAAAGTTCCGCCTTGATAGCCTTTCTATAAATTCTGTTGCGCCAGAATTTGTATTACAGGATACGGCAAAGAAGGAGCATCATCTTACAAGTTACCGCGGGAAATATGTCCTTTTGGATTTTTGGGCTTCATGGTGCGTGCCCTGTCGTGCCGAAAATCCTGCGTTACGGGCCCTGTACCAAAAATATAAGGGGGGCAATTTTGAGATTATAGGTGTGTCTCTCGACTCTGATAGGGCTTCCTGGATAAAAGCGATCGGTGATGACGACCTGCCTTGGGTGCACCTCTCTGATCTCCAGGGTTGGAAAAACAAAGTTTCAAGGAAATACCAGATCAGAAGTATACCTTCAAATGTATTGATATCGCCGGAGGGAAGGATTATAGCTACGAATCTTAAAGTTTCTGATTTGGAAGATGAGCTTATAAAACAGGCAGCTCAGATTAAACAATTCATCTATAACCTTAATC
This region of Pedobacter faecalis genomic DNA includes:
- a CDS encoding TlpA disulfide reductase family protein, with the protein product MLTSLKSVSNAVAVVYLLISEIGVKVSFVAILVLPGVVFSQGVASITGKATKLKDGAQLMFTEFDPSNLDNPRTYTLTVSSGSFKGDISTGHGDMFTLKMDKESHRLYLAPGPISIELPDSTLKTIKIDGSQPYVDFLNRDSARMSQPFYQTLRTAYREVSNGKDPDSPEILRKLDSINFIYKENLAKFELRWLQTSTSGINTRLLYDNLARLSGSEVQAYFSRIEKNAQDNNCGRYIKFRLDSLSINSVAPEFVLQDTAKKEHHLTSYRGKYVLLDFWASWCVPCRAENPALRALYQKYKGGNFEIIGVSLDSDRASWIKAIGDDDLPWVHLSDLQGWKNKVSRKYQIRSIPSNVLISPEGRIIATNLKVSDLEDELIKQAAQIKQFIYNLNPNDTTYLRIANGIILSGDYLVKDYEGLARVRVFEDIVKLGLPTEKPVMILQLQTTGFEDKVDSLLYADPGFIEDFKLPLYLQLPIALNGRLVTLQSKHKALNNIDFNSIVKVEYLPTSNPKVNRKLTPFGVINVIISK